From the genome of Nitrospirae bacterium YQR-1, one region includes:
- a CDS encoding CHASE2 domain-containing protein, with protein sequence MIALIIAIVSIISGFFKIPTGFELYTLDLRYRMRPPVATSNQLGFIDFDDESLALFGQWPWPRMRHVALINTLGFYGAGAVGFDVFFVEKENVRFFPEKIRNYVSTETTPNSEQFNRVVESSFKDYDRELAEAMKNSAIVYLAYFTQRDDKGGDVKDIKSVLLKTTKLKSQLTDAQKVSLNLLQETFLQSSPNLQNYLLKDISVIPPLSEFITASKGLGFAQPGLDKDSVVRNYAMFRYYDNMVAYPLILSMLSNVLDFKLEEMKITPGESLILRNAKSLTDSVRTDITIPLDKHSQMLLNWSGKFNDTFIHIPFKHISYYYAVIKAKEEARNWGGKPAAGEFNELETKIKAAINEESLVSAEDSSKISKKITNALFISKLIESGQDDNTIFDTLKSYNGQDSLKKDIREIRVAFEIEKALTQKPSITLEDFIKTRPDVKDASNLSEIFKNMQTFATRLTNIYPYYFPQTLPVNKNGVATPFSPTDLKDKIFMTGLTGTNTIDLNPSPFERSSPMVSYHLNALNTILTGNFLRHVPEAYTYAITIILAVITGLLGTALVLQAALPATLILAAGYVAVTYRLWVTKGYWFDWIVPVAAVVSTFFVVALLRYIEAFFERKRVRLIFSKMVSPSVLKVMENNPDKFSLTGERKAVTTFFSLIQGISDVIKGVSPDELPALLSIYLSPNSEIITSYDGYIDKYEGHVIMADFGVPLDDPLCALKCAFATVEQNLDIEAFRRFVFMRYGLPVSVSMGFNFGYVSAGNMGSERKFQYTVMGDSVNVSARFMAANFIYNAKNALTGEDTISEIKDYVHLRMLDKLLLKGKTRPTAIYEVLGWVTEAYKDFYKSKPVPQFVKYLWLRCSPEKFFCYREVWKERFEKTGFETANDIFGFFDTNMPLAADILVLEWEIEFLNIEIALKSIRHKMTKLFNRGFKPHPADDDVLSGIVAELSGIINIISDPAGINHADSNTLDELSLECDSLFTKTRMFQNRFNLKEHSGGEIVAECIADVESFMQQGVKGALEGRRQKLNMSLIEGQAKLRTIVEAFYNNLQLKPEAYHEMAAHLGSPSPEALKSKVHYEAGLQLYFQRKWNEATEMFMLSEAELAEDPPSRSFIKRIESFKEFPPPSSWQGEFIQTKK encoded by the coding sequence TTGATAGCTCTGATAATTGCTATAGTTTCGATTATTTCAGGTTTTTTCAAAATACCAACCGGTTTTGAACTCTACACTCTTGACCTCAGATACCGTATGAGGCCGCCTGTTGCAACATCCAACCAGTTGGGTTTTATTGATTTTGACGATGAATCACTGGCACTCTTTGGGCAGTGGCCATGGCCTAGGATGAGACATGTCGCTCTTATCAACACGCTCGGTTTTTATGGCGCCGGAGCTGTCGGTTTTGATGTGTTTTTTGTGGAAAAGGAAAATGTACGTTTCTTCCCGGAAAAAATAAGAAATTACGTGTCTACTGAGACCACCCCTAATTCTGAGCAGTTCAACCGTGTGGTAGAGAGTTCATTTAAGGATTATGACAGGGAGCTTGCAGAGGCAATGAAAAATTCTGCAATTGTTTACCTTGCTTACTTTACCCAAAGAGATGACAAAGGAGGCGATGTTAAGGACATAAAAAGTGTACTTCTGAAAACAACTAAGTTAAAATCACAACTGACGGACGCTCAAAAGGTCTCTTTGAACCTGTTGCAAGAAACATTTTTGCAGAGCTCTCCTAACCTTCAAAACTACCTGCTTAAAGATATAAGTGTAATACCGCCGCTGTCTGAGTTTATCACGGCATCAAAGGGATTAGGGTTTGCTCAACCCGGTCTTGATAAGGACTCCGTGGTCAGAAACTATGCAATGTTCCGGTACTACGACAACATGGTGGCCTATCCCTTGATACTGTCCATGCTCTCAAATGTTTTAGACTTTAAATTGGAGGAGATGAAGATCACTCCCGGTGAGTCTTTAATTTTAAGAAACGCTAAAAGCCTCACAGACTCAGTGCGTACCGATATAACAATCCCTCTGGATAAACACTCCCAGATGCTCCTCAACTGGAGTGGTAAATTTAATGATACCTTCATACATATACCCTTTAAACACATTTCGTACTACTATGCCGTCATAAAGGCAAAAGAGGAGGCAAGGAATTGGGGCGGTAAACCGGCAGCCGGGGAGTTTAATGAGCTTGAAACCAAAATAAAAGCAGCCATTAATGAGGAGAGCCTTGTTAGTGCTGAGGATAGCTCTAAAATCTCTAAAAAAATTACCAATGCCCTGTTTATTTCTAAACTTATTGAATCAGGACAGGACGACAACACGATATTTGATACTCTGAAGAGCTACAATGGTCAAGACAGCCTTAAAAAAGACATACGGGAAATCAGAGTGGCCTTTGAAATTGAGAAAGCTCTCACACAGAAGCCCTCCATTACTTTAGAGGATTTTATAAAAACCAGGCCTGATGTGAAAGATGCCTCCAATCTGTCTGAAATATTTAAAAACATGCAGACTTTTGCCACCAGGCTTACAAACATTTACCCTTATTATTTTCCACAAACACTTCCGGTAAATAAAAACGGCGTGGCTACACCGTTTTCTCCCACAGACCTGAAAGACAAAATCTTTATGACAGGCCTTACCGGCACCAACACGATTGATCTTAACCCCTCTCCTTTTGAAAGAAGCTCCCCGATGGTCTCTTACCATCTAAATGCACTAAATACCATTTTAACAGGCAACTTCCTAAGACACGTCCCTGAGGCCTACACTTATGCCATAACCATAATTTTAGCTGTCATAACTGGGCTCCTTGGCACTGCTTTGGTACTTCAGGCGGCTTTACCTGCCACCCTTATTTTGGCTGCCGGTTATGTGGCTGTAACATATAGATTGTGGGTTACAAAAGGTTATTGGTTTGACTGGATAGTGCCTGTGGCGGCTGTCGTTTCTACGTTTTTTGTTGTAGCGTTGCTTAGGTATATCGAAGCGTTTTTTGAAAGAAAGAGGGTGAGGCTTATATTTTCTAAAATGGTATCGCCATCAGTATTAAAAGTGATGGAAAATAACCCTGACAAATTCTCTTTGACTGGTGAAAGAAAAGCGGTGACAACGTTTTTTTCCCTCATACAAGGAATATCGGATGTAATTAAAGGCGTCTCTCCAGATGAACTTCCTGCTCTTTTAAGCATATACTTATCTCCCAACAGCGAAATAATTACATCCTATGACGGCTACATAGATAAGTACGAGGGGCACGTAATTATGGCTGACTTCGGAGTGCCTCTGGATGACCCGCTTTGTGCTCTGAAGTGCGCCTTTGCCACTGTCGAACAGAACCTCGACATCGAGGCTTTCAGGCGCTTTGTCTTTATGCGTTACGGCTTGCCGGTATCAGTCTCGATGGGGTTTAATTTTGGATATGTCTCGGCAGGGAATATGGGCTCTGAGAGAAAATTCCAATATACTGTCATGGGGGATTCGGTTAACGTCTCAGCAAGGTTTATGGCTGCTAATTTTATCTATAATGCTAAAAATGCCCTTACCGGAGAGGACACGATTTCAGAGATAAAAGACTATGTGCACCTTAGAATGCTCGACAAACTGCTGCTAAAAGGAAAAACCAGACCCACGGCAATCTATGAAGTCCTTGGATGGGTTACTGAGGCATACAAGGACTTTTATAAATCAAAACCTGTGCCGCAATTTGTAAAATACCTATGGTTGAGATGCTCACCTGAGAAGTTTTTTTGCTACAGGGAGGTATGGAAAGAACGCTTTGAAAAAACCGGCTTTGAAACGGCTAACGACATCTTTGGTTTTTTTGACACTAACATGCCTTTAGCCGCTGATATTCTGGTGCTGGAATGGGAAATTGAATTTCTGAACATAGAGATTGCCCTTAAATCAATAAGGCACAAGATGACAAAACTTTTCAATAGAGGGTTTAAACCGCATCCGGCTGATGACGATGTGCTCTCCGGAATAGTTGCCGAGTTAAGCGGTATAATAAATATAATCTCAGACCCTGCAGGGATAAACCATGCAGATAGCAACACTCTCGATGAACTCTCATTAGAATGTGACAGTTTGTTTACAAAAACCAGGATGTTCCAAAACCGGTTTAATTTAAAAGAACATTCCGGCGGTGAAATTGTGGCGGAGTGTATTGCCGATGTGGAAAGCTTTATGCAGCAAGGTGTAAAAGGGGCTCTTGAGGGGCGGCGTCAAAAACTCAACATGTCACTAATTGAGGGGCAGGCAAAGCTGAGAACCATTGTGGAGGCTTTTTACAATAATCTTCAACTGAAACCTGAAGCATACCATGAGATGGCAGCCCATCTTGGCAGTCCCTCACCTGAGGCATTAAAGTCCAAAGTGCACTATGAGGCGGGGTTGCAGTTGTACTTCCAAAGAAAATGGAATGAGGCTACAGAGATGTTTATGCTCTCTGAGGCGGAGCTGGCTGAAGACCCGCCAAGCCGGTCGTTTATTAAACGAATCGAATCATTTAAAGAATTCCCGCCTCCGTCATCATGGCAGGGTGAATTTATTCAGACGAAAAAATAA